From the genome of Roseofilum capinflatum BLCC-M114, one region includes:
- a CDS encoding NAD-dependent epimerase/dehydratase family protein produces MSIAIITGSAGLIGSEASKFFAGKGLEIVGIDNDMRRVFFGDDASTTWNRQRLESALGKQYKHLELDIRDQEAIAKLFQDYSKDIALIVHTAAQPSHDWAARDPHMDFTVNANGTLNLLQATRDFAPEAPFIFTSTNKVYGDTPNRLPLIEQETRWEIDPEHTYNTGIREDMSIDQTTHSLFGASKVAADVLVQEYGRYFQIPTACFRGGCLTGPNHSGTQLHGFLAYLMKCTVTGKPYTVFGYKGKQVRDNIHSADLINAFDAFFQAPRVAEVYNTGGGRYSNCSMLEAIKICQEIAGKELNSTYSETNRIGDHIWWISDNAKFANHYPNWKHQYDVPQILREIYEFNQERWEKETI; encoded by the coding sequence ATGAGTATTGCGATTATCACTGGTTCTGCGGGTTTAATTGGCTCCGAAGCCTCCAAATTCTTTGCCGGAAAGGGCTTAGAAATTGTTGGAATTGACAACGATATGCGCCGAGTGTTTTTTGGGGATGATGCCTCGACGACGTGGAACCGCCAGAGATTAGAGAGTGCTTTGGGCAAACAATACAAGCATTTAGAACTGGATATTCGAGATCAAGAGGCGATCGCCAAACTCTTCCAAGACTACAGTAAAGATATCGCCCTCATCGTCCATACCGCCGCCCAACCCTCCCACGACTGGGCCGCCCGTGACCCCCACATGGACTTCACCGTTAACGCCAACGGAACCCTGAACCTCCTGCAAGCAACCCGCGACTTTGCCCCCGAAGCGCCTTTTATCTTCACCTCCACCAACAAGGTTTATGGGGACACTCCCAACCGTCTGCCCCTCATCGAACAAGAAACCCGATGGGAAATTGACCCCGAACATACCTATAACACCGGCATTCGGGAAGATATGTCCATTGACCAAACCACCCATAGTTTATTCGGCGCGTCTAAAGTTGCTGCGGATGTGCTGGTGCAAGAATATGGTCGCTATTTCCAGATCCCAACCGCCTGTTTTCGCGGCGGATGTCTCACCGGGCCGAACCATTCCGGAACGCAACTGCACGGGTTTCTCGCCTACCTAATGAAATGCACCGTCACCGGCAAACCCTATACCGTCTTTGGCTACAAGGGCAAACAAGTGCGGGACAATATCCACAGCGCCGACTTAATCAATGCCTTCGATGCCTTCTTCCAAGCGCCGCGAGTCGCCGAAGTTTACAATACGGGAGGCGGGCGCTATAGCAATTGCTCCATGCTCGAAGCGATTAAAATTTGTCAGGAAATTGCGGGCAAGGAGTTAAATTCAACGTATTCTGAAACCAACCGCATTGGCGATCATATTTGGTGGATTAGTGATAATGCCAAGTTTGCCAACCATTATCCCAACTGGAAACACCAGTATGATGTGCCCCAAATCTTGCGGGAAATTTACGAATTTAATCAAGAGCGTTGGGAAAAGGAGACGATTTAA
- a CDS encoding WecB/TagA/CpsF family glycosyltransferase encodes MIDAGKRNILGVLVNAIDYEGAVARIIEAAKEKKGLSVSALAVHGVMTGVLDNTHRFRLNHMDLICPDGQPVRWALNFLHKAGLSDRVYGPNLTLRVCERAAQEGLPIYLYGSRQEVLDAFSRNLCDRYPQLKIAGSQPSRFRQTSAEEQQEISQTIKDSGAAITLVGLGCPRQEVWAYEYRDRLSMPLLAVGAAFDFHAGLLPQAPPTLQAVGLEWFYRLIQEPKRLWKRYVFLNPYYVWLLSLQILGLRKFDPDSATPPENELRYG; translated from the coding sequence ATGATTGATGCTGGAAAGCGGAATATCCTGGGAGTTCTCGTTAATGCGATCGATTATGAAGGAGCAGTTGCCCGGATTATTGAAGCCGCCAAAGAAAAAAAAGGGCTATCGGTTTCTGCCCTTGCTGTTCATGGGGTAATGACGGGCGTTCTGGATAATACCCACCGCTTCCGGCTCAATCATATGGATTTAATTTGTCCCGATGGGCAACCCGTGCGTTGGGCGCTGAATTTTCTTCATAAAGCGGGATTATCTGACCGGGTATACGGCCCCAATTTAACCTTGAGGGTCTGCGAGCGAGCGGCTCAGGAGGGGCTGCCCATTTACCTGTACGGGTCTCGACAAGAGGTTTTAGATGCTTTTTCTCGAAATTTGTGCGATCGCTACCCTCAGCTCAAAATCGCCGGATCTCAGCCCTCCCGCTTCCGGCAAACCAGCGCCGAAGAACAACAAGAAATTAGCCAAACCATCAAAGACAGTGGAGCAGCCATTACCCTAGTCGGTTTAGGCTGTCCTCGCCAAGAAGTCTGGGCCTATGAATACCGCGATCGCCTTTCCATGCCCCTTTTAGCCGTCGGTGCAGCCTTCGACTTCCATGCCGGACTCCTGCCCCAAGCCCCCCCGACCCTGCAAGCCGTAGGCCTAGAATGGTTCTATCGCCTCATTCAAGAACCCAAACGACTCTGGAAACGCTATGTTTTTCTCAATCCCTATTATGTGTGGCTCTTAAGCTTGCAAATTTTGGGCTTGCGTAAATTCGATCCAGATAGTGCCACTCCGCCAGAAAACGAACTCCGATATGGTTAA
- a CDS encoding sugar transferase, whose protein sequence is MSDNLPQTPYKTHQSAQGHVDLRVPTIVGLRRGIIAAWLRILAFLCLDTVMISLAWKSAKVIVEQVEWLDHVPSFHLLAHTPEQPGFLFPILWITLGMIATGGLYGDRGSRRQFGHLLRSITFAQGVLIVIAFIYQPGLIISRSMFFLSWLFVILYVGTARLIAEAMITNLRRQGRVPRRIFLIGNSKDTLIAKIALKLDSNKEFTIAGQLDLSLQSNTNQWSHVLEEIQSLGVGEVFFCSWNVVGNIMPLYWSLKNAGIALRILPIGLEVPHHNPKIEMIGGMPSIQFQPPGLLGSDFWMKRTFDVLVSLLILLLGSPLFIALAIAIKIDSPGPIFFKQTRMGLKGRHFKVWKYRTMVINADQLMKELEAKNEIKGGVLFKMKDDPRITRVGKFLRRYSLDELPQIVNVLIGEMSLVGPRPLPLRDVEGFAEHHFMRHNVLPGITGLWQVSGRSDIKNFEDAFKLDMSYINNWSLALDFEILLKTVQVVLGRKGAY, encoded by the coding sequence ATGTCAGATAATCTGCCCCAAACTCCTTACAAAACCCATCAATCAGCCCAGGGTCATGTTGATTTGCGGGTTCCCACGATTGTGGGTCTGCGACGAGGTATAATCGCTGCTTGGCTGAGAATTCTAGCTTTTCTGTGCTTAGATACGGTCATGATTTCCTTGGCTTGGAAGAGTGCGAAGGTGATTGTAGAACAAGTCGAGTGGTTAGATCATGTTCCCTCCTTTCATTTATTAGCCCATACTCCAGAGCAACCCGGATTTCTATTTCCAATCTTATGGATTACCCTAGGGATGATTGCCACAGGAGGATTATATGGCGATCGCGGTAGTCGTCGTCAGTTTGGTCATTTACTTAGAAGTATTACCTTTGCTCAAGGGGTCTTAATCGTCATTGCCTTTATCTATCAACCGGGTCTGATTATTTCTCGGTCGATGTTCTTCCTATCCTGGTTATTTGTGATTTTATATGTTGGCACAGCACGGTTAATTGCCGAAGCCATGATTACCAATCTTCGTCGCCAGGGTCGAGTGCCTCGTCGGATTTTTCTGATCGGTAATTCCAAAGATACCCTAATTGCTAAAATTGCCCTAAAACTCGATAGCAACAAAGAGTTTACGATCGCGGGACAACTGGATCTATCTCTACAAAGCAATACCAATCAATGGTCTCACGTTCTTGAAGAAATTCAATCTCTGGGTGTGGGGGAGGTGTTTTTCTGTTCCTGGAATGTCGTCGGCAATATTATGCCCCTTTACTGGAGTTTAAAAAATGCCGGAATTGCTCTAAGAATTTTGCCCATTGGTCTAGAAGTTCCCCATCATAATCCCAAAATTGAGATGATTGGCGGAATGCCCAGTATTCAGTTTCAGCCTCCGGGTTTATTGGGCAGTGATTTTTGGATGAAGCGGACGTTTGATGTCTTGGTATCGTTGCTGATTTTACTCTTAGGGAGTCCTCTCTTCATTGCTCTGGCGATCGCCATCAAAATCGATTCCCCAGGGCCGATCTTCTTTAAGCAAACGCGCATGGGACTCAAGGGGAGACACTTTAAGGTCTGGAAATACCGCACCATGGTCATCAATGCTGATCAGTTGATGAAGGAACTCGAAGCTAAAAATGAAATTAAAGGGGGAGTTCTGTTCAAAATGAAAGATGACCCGCGAATTACCAGAGTCGGTAAATTTTTACGCCGCTATAGCTTGGATGAATTGCCCCAAATTGTGAATGTTTTGATTGGGGAAATGAGCCTAGTTGGCCCTCGCCCTTTGCCTTTGCGAGATGTGGAAGGATTTGCTGAACACCACTTTATGCGCCACAATGTTCTGCCGGGAATTACGGGGCTTTGGCAAGTTTCGGGGCGATCGGATATTAAAAACTTTGAAGATGCGTTTAAGTTGGATATGTCTTACATTAATAACTGGTCGTTGGCTCTGGATTTTGAGATTTTATTGAAAACGGTGCAGGTGGTTTTAGGGCGTAAAGGGGCGTATTAA
- a CDS encoding DUF4168 domain-containing protein, translating to MNDSFNFQLLLRSSGRFGFHRQWICRTLLATLLSVCGGLTGANTAQAQFNSPVQMSNFVQSVLEIELARETALQNTQALVSTGNRPVFDCNLEAGTVSNTAGIPPTMISYLQNFCSQSQTVLEEHDLSPEEFRQMTMMYGKNPMQYPQITQAFQQLCQNSRYSQLQICR from the coding sequence ATGAATGATTCCTTTAATTTTCAATTGCTACTTCGGTCTTCTGGTCGATTCGGATTTCATCGTCAATGGATCTGCCGGACGTTGCTCGCCACTCTATTATCGGTATGTGGAGGATTGACTGGAGCCAACACTGCACAAGCTCAATTTAATTCTCCTGTACAAATGTCTAACTTTGTGCAGTCGGTTTTGGAGATTGAATTGGCTCGTGAAACGGCTTTGCAGAATACTCAAGCACTGGTCTCAACAGGAAATAGACCTGTTTTTGATTGTAACCTAGAGGCAGGAACGGTGAGTAATACGGCGGGAATTCCTCCAACGATGATTAGCTATTTACAAAATTTTTGTAGTCAATCACAAACGGTTTTAGAAGAGCATGATTTGTCCCCAGAAGAGTTTCGTCAAATGACTATGATGTATGGGAAAAACCCTATGCAGTATCCTCAAATCACGCAAGCTTTTCAGCAATTGTGTCAAAATAGCCGATATTCACAATTACAGATTTGCCGTTAA
- the holA gene encoding DNA polymerase III subunit delta — translation MPIYVYWGDDEFAMEQAVKRLRDRLLDPSWMSFNYTEVLPDQSDSVMEALNQAMTPPFGAGNRLVWLVNTGLFQQASGSLLAELERTLPVLLESSVLLLTVAGKPDQRLKVTKLMQKYAEFREFALIAPWKTDLLLQRVQEMASQEGVKLTQGGAEVLSQSVGNDTRRLVNELQKLALYHADGGVLSHQDVERLVVSNTQTSLELAQAIAKGEVDRSLSLIEGLLQRNEPALRVVATLVGQFRTWFWVKLMVESGERDDRQIAQAAEVNNPKRVYFLKKEVRSLPLTSLQQTLPLLLSLEWGLKQGKPEREILQTHVIQMCQLYRKS, via the coding sequence ATGCCGATTTATGTGTATTGGGGGGATGATGAGTTTGCGATGGAGCAGGCGGTTAAGCGGTTGCGCGATCGCTTGCTCGATCCGAGTTGGATGTCGTTTAATTATACTGAGGTCTTACCGGATCAGTCGGATAGTGTGATGGAAGCGTTGAACCAAGCGATGACTCCGCCGTTTGGGGCTGGAAATCGGTTGGTGTGGTTGGTGAATACGGGGCTGTTTCAACAGGCTTCTGGGAGTCTATTGGCTGAGTTAGAGCGGACTCTACCGGTTTTGCTAGAATCTTCCGTACTCTTATTGACTGTAGCGGGAAAACCGGATCAACGGTTGAAAGTGACCAAGTTAATGCAAAAGTACGCTGAATTTCGCGAATTTGCCTTAATTGCGCCCTGGAAGACGGATTTGCTGTTGCAACGGGTTCAGGAGATGGCGAGTCAAGAGGGGGTAAAATTAACTCAGGGAGGGGCGGAAGTTTTGAGTCAGTCGGTGGGTAATGATACTCGTCGATTGGTGAATGAGTTGCAGAAGTTGGCACTGTATCATGCTGATGGGGGTGTGTTGAGTCACCAGGATGTGGAGCGGTTGGTGGTCTCGAATACGCAAACGAGTTTAGAATTGGCCCAGGCGATCGCTAAAGGTGAGGTGGATCGGAGTTTAAGTTTGATTGAGGGTTTACTCCAGAGGAATGAACCCGCGTTAAGGGTGGTGGCTACCTTGGTAGGGCAGTTTCGGACGTGGTTCTGGGTTAAATTGATGGTTGAGAGTGGGGAACGGGATGATCGCCAAATTGCCCAAGCTGCTGAGGTCAATAATCCTAAACGGGTCTATTTTCTCAAAAAAGAGGTGCGATCGCTCCCTTTGACCTCATTACAGCAGACTCTACCCCTCTTGCTCTCCCTGGAGTGGGGACTCAAGCAAGGAAAACCGGAACGGGAAATACTCCAGACTCACGTTATCCAGATGTGTCAGCTCTATCGGAAGTCTTAA
- a CDS encoding TRAP transporter substrate-binding protein, protein MKRRNLLNKIALGAASTYTITACQSPNPPEPTPEPTPSQPLIRWRMATSWPKSLDIIFGAAEILCRRVEQMTEGRFSITPYPANEIISPLQILDGVIAGTVECGHTNLLFSFDRNPALGLISGLPFGMNLQQHNAWFYYGGGLEAMEKIYQGFGVNAFPAGNTGLQMGGWFNRKINTVDDLKGLKMRIPGLGGKILERLGCEVQVLPGDEIFPALEQGKIDAAEWIGPYDDEKLGLNRIAPYYYYPGWWEPSSILIALVNRTQWEQLPKSYQEIFRSAAREAYFLTISRYDAANGEALERMVLSGTELLPYSQDILEDAYPVALELYQEYASDSEDFARIYQQWKQFQSSISNWYTTNQLTYSSFRSGIDPIN, encoded by the coding sequence ATGAAACGTCGAAACCTACTCAACAAAATTGCCCTAGGCGCAGCCAGCACCTATACTATCACCGCCTGTCAATCCCCCAACCCTCCTGAACCCACTCCTGAACCCACCCCCAGCCAACCCCTCATCCGTTGGCGCATGGCCACCAGTTGGCCCAAATCCCTAGATATCATCTTTGGAGCCGCCGAAATCCTCTGTCGGCGAGTCGAACAAATGACCGAAGGACGCTTCAGCATTACCCCCTATCCCGCCAATGAAATTATTTCTCCCCTACAAATTCTTGATGGTGTCATTGCAGGAACCGTAGAATGTGGCCATACCAATCTTCTCTTTTCCTTCGATCGCAATCCTGCCCTAGGACTTATTTCGGGCCTGCCCTTTGGCATGAACCTTCAACAGCATAATGCCTGGTTTTATTATGGAGGAGGACTAGAGGCCATGGAGAAAATCTATCAAGGCTTTGGCGTGAATGCCTTTCCCGCAGGCAATACTGGCCTACAAATGGGAGGATGGTTTAATCGCAAAATTAATACTGTTGATGACCTCAAGGGTTTAAAAATGCGAATTCCCGGTTTAGGCGGTAAAATCCTGGAACGACTCGGCTGTGAAGTCCAAGTTTTACCCGGAGATGAAATTTTTCCCGCCTTGGAACAAGGCAAAATAGATGCTGCCGAGTGGATTGGGCCCTATGATGATGAAAAACTAGGACTGAACCGCATTGCCCCTTACTACTACTATCCCGGTTGGTGGGAACCCTCATCTATTCTGATTGCCTTAGTTAATCGTACCCAATGGGAGCAGCTCCCCAAATCCTATCAAGAAATTTTTCGGTCGGCTGCTCGTGAAGCCTATTTTTTAACCATCAGTCGATATGATGCTGCCAACGGAGAAGCCCTAGAACGAATGGTTTTAAGTGGCACTGAATTACTGCCCTATAGCCAAGACATTTTAGAGGATGCTTACCCAGTTGCTTTAGAACTTTATCAAGAGTATGCCTCAGATAGTGAAGACTTTGCTAGAATTTATCAACAATGGAAACAATTTCAATCTTCAATTTCCAACTGGTATACAACCAATCAACTGACCTATTCCAGCTTTCGATCAGGTATCGATCCAATCAATTAA
- a CDS encoding ATP-binding protein, whose amino-acid sequence MGVNYWSSVQATLNINRTQELRMPIALSSSEAQSNLLKMLSNVRGYLVTGDSKFRDQYQESRHAFEKNLAEMEILFQQWQVPIQLEQLENLRRFYEIWSELPPYLFDLKDDRLQSEPAFRLWQEEGEIITLQVLGNIDQMIQEQDQKFLSPTNLELLQEMVDLKINFSLLIADVSNYITTRQDEYRFDYTGHYRKSKDSLDFLQSRSDFLSESQQISLREVLAKVSTIEGTIEESFAIMKGDRYREDLYVYQSKAEPIAQEMLIILNYIAQTQKGQFTSELKSGVSSLNSSQLQTLIGSIFILILGILMTIILRRKISDPIHKLTEATSAVRAGNLDVKASVYSGDEIGILAKTFNEMTNSLKTSLNTLEKYNKNLELIVEERTEELQSKNKELQTTLYNLQETQSHLIQAEKMSSLGQMIAGIAHEINNPVSFIQCNLSPLTAYCQDLLELIKDCQENYPDDLQLAEKIEDIDLEYIEEDLPKLVESMNMGTHRIHEIILSLKNFSRIDQANLKEADIHEGIESTLLILQHRLKSARNNGRTIQLQKEYGDLPLVECYPGELNQVFMNILANGIEVLESEISDAMVDSSPIHLEVEEGVLTIHTEYRSSADTIVIQIRDNGPGMELQTTEKIFDPFFTTKPVGKGTGLGLSISYKIIVEHHKGMLKCYSEPGQGAMFEIEIPVHQSLTSSPNENQKLGAGSLA is encoded by the coding sequence ATGGGCGTAAATTATTGGAGCAGTGTACAAGCGACCTTAAATATTAATCGTACTCAAGAATTACGAATGCCGATCGCTCTTTCATCTTCCGAAGCACAAAGTAACTTGTTAAAAATGCTCTCCAATGTACGGGGATATTTAGTGACCGGAGATTCAAAATTTCGAGATCAATATCAAGAATCTCGACATGCCTTTGAAAAGAATTTAGCAGAAATGGAAATTTTATTTCAACAGTGGCAAGTCCCGATACAACTGGAACAGCTAGAAAATTTACGCAGATTTTATGAGATTTGGTCAGAATTACCGCCCTATTTATTTGATTTAAAAGACGATCGATTACAGAGTGAACCGGCCTTTCGTCTGTGGCAAGAAGAAGGAGAAATTATTACGCTTCAAGTCTTGGGCAACATCGATCAAATGATTCAGGAACAAGATCAAAAGTTTTTATCACCCACCAATCTAGAATTACTCCAAGAAATGGTGGATTTAAAAATAAATTTTTCTTTGTTAATTGCTGATGTTAGCAATTATATCACAACTCGCCAAGATGAATATCGATTTGATTACACCGGGCATTATCGTAAGAGTAAAGACAGCTTAGATTTTCTTCAGTCACGCTCTGATTTTCTCAGTGAAAGTCAACAAATATCGCTCAGAGAGGTTTTGGCTAAAGTATCTACCATAGAAGGAACTATAGAAGAATCTTTTGCAATTATGAAGGGCGATCGCTATCGAGAAGATCTTTATGTCTATCAGAGTAAGGCAGAGCCGATCGCTCAAGAAATGTTGATCATTTTAAATTATATTGCTCAAACTCAAAAAGGACAATTTACATCAGAATTGAAATCTGGAGTTTCTAGCCTAAATTCCTCACAACTACAAACCCTAATTGGCTCCATTTTTATCCTTATTTTAGGAATATTGATGACCATTATATTACGAAGAAAAATCTCCGATCCCATTCATAAATTAACCGAGGCAACTAGTGCTGTTCGAGCCGGCAACCTTGATGTAAAAGCATCGGTTTATTCTGGAGATGAAATTGGTATTTTAGCCAAAACATTTAATGAGATGACAAATTCTTTGAAAACTTCACTTAACACCTTAGAGAAATACAATAAAAACCTAGAATTAATTGTAGAAGAGAGGACAGAAGAATTGCAATCTAAAAACAAAGAATTACAAACCACACTGTATAATCTCCAAGAGACTCAATCCCATTTAATTCAAGCTGAAAAAATGTCAAGTTTAGGGCAAATGATTGCCGGTATTGCCCATGAAATCAATAACCCAGTCAGTTTTATTCAATGTAACCTTTCTCCCTTGACGGCTTATTGTCAAGATTTACTTGAATTAATCAAAGATTGTCAAGAAAATTATCCAGACGATCTGCAACTTGCAGAAAAAATCGAGGATATTGACCTGGAGTATATTGAGGAAGATTTGCCAAAATTGGTAGAATCTATGAATATGGGAACCCATCGTATTCATGAAATCATTTTATCCTTGAAGAATTTTTCTAGAATCGATCAGGCGAACTTGAAAGAAGCCGATATTCATGAAGGAATTGAAAGCACATTATTGATTTTACAGCATCGATTGAAATCAGCTAGAAATAACGGGAGAACGATTCAACTGCAAAAAGAATATGGGGATTTGCCCTTGGTGGAATGTTATCCAGGGGAACTCAATCAAGTGTTTATGAATATTTTAGCGAATGGTATTGAGGTTTTAGAATCTGAAATTTCAGATGCTATGGTAGACTCCAGTCCGATCCATTTAGAAGTGGAAGAGGGGGTTTTAACAATTCATACAGAATATCGTTCTTCAGCAGACACAATTGTCATTCAAATTCGAGATAATGGGCCGGGTATGGAGTTGCAAACTACAGAAAAAATATTCGATCCTTTTTTTACGACTAAACCTGTGGGCAAAGGAACGGGTTTAGGGCTATCCATTAGTTATAAAATTATTGTTGAACACCATAAAGGGATGTTAAAATGTTATTCAGAACCCGGTCAAGGAGCCATGTTTGAAATTGAAATTCCTGTTCATCAGAGCTTGACATCATCCCCAAATGAAAATCAGAAATTAGGTGCAGGGAGTTTAGCTTGA
- a CDS encoding ATP-dependent helicase: MVDFLSSTTSETPISDPLESALNSIRHQLREGQRQMAGWQGGELAVSAVPGSGKSTGMAGAAAIAIAQNRLHTRHQLVVVTFTRSAAASLKGKIRRHLQTLGLPSTGFVVHTLHGLALQIATRHPELSTLSLDALTLISPNRSHQLLRQSVENWANSHPRLYQRLLEGNQSDGEETERLRRQGVLRTEVLPYLAYTAIHEAKSSGLLPSDLLELAQIQESQTSGEDYPILRIAAGLYETYQQQLRSRSLIDYDDMILGALRVLQDVGARRLWQNQVFAVFEDEAQDSSPLQAKLLEILAQEDSDSIGAGSVGMGLKPAPTRENGDKPTINLMRVGDPNQAINSTFTPADPIYFRQFCDRLQTQNQLIALDCAGRSSPIILRAANFMLQWVNRHIDNQNQPAPLPFSEQLIKPVPPEDPQPDANPAPEGKGLELYSPRDVFQAVEWIGDRIHTLFTQDPYRSAAVLVRTNDQGRFVAHQLREKYGTEINLFEVAESDRHSHVPAEILNLLNFLERPHSPDALKAALTVLVNRRLIPPQDLNALASLPEVFLYPGPLDSPGDDTSKSARRYCRALLRARIDLPLYQLIPFLGLTLRYSQNELATADKLAERVTQQTLGDSSLSALLRVLTEIVQSERFEPVEVDTADDSPYMRPNQLTIITMHKAKGLDWDYVFLPFLHKNMIPGSFWTPPQTRFLGEFSLAEVARAQIRAHLHGDPIPEGHQAWIEAEQLKTAEEYRLLYVAMTRAKRLLWMSAANKSPFTWSKFNVNRQMSLQAQPVCPVFPALKRQFPESGMPIKIDP; this comes from the coding sequence ATGGTTGATTTTCTCTCAAGCACAACTTCTGAAACGCCGATTTCCGATCCATTAGAAAGCGCCTTAAATTCGATTCGCCACCAGTTGCGGGAAGGGCAAAGACAGATGGCTGGTTGGCAAGGGGGAGAATTGGCGGTTTCGGCGGTTCCGGGATCGGGTAAATCTACGGGGATGGCGGGTGCGGCGGCGATCGCCATTGCTCAAAATCGTCTCCATACCCGTCATCAACTGGTAGTCGTGACGTTTACCCGTTCTGCGGCTGCGAGTCTAAAGGGCAAAATTCGCCGCCATCTGCAAACCTTGGGCTTACCCTCCACTGGCTTTGTGGTGCATACGCTCCATGGGTTGGCTCTGCAAATTGCCACGCGCCACCCAGAGTTATCTACCCTCAGTTTAGACGCGCTTACCCTGATTTCTCCTAACCGATCGCACCAACTCCTGCGCCAAAGTGTGGAAAATTGGGCTAATAGCCATCCCCGACTCTACCAAAGGCTATTAGAAGGCAACCAGTCCGACGGCGAAGAAACGGAACGCCTGCGTCGTCAAGGGGTGCTGCGAACTGAAGTTTTACCCTACTTAGCCTATACTGCAATTCATGAAGCCAAAAGCTCTGGTTTATTGCCCTCAGATCTCTTGGAGCTGGCACAAATTCAGGAGAGTCAAACCTCTGGAGAGGATTACCCGATTTTACGCATTGCGGCGGGACTTTATGAAACCTATCAGCAGCAACTGCGATCGCGCTCTTTAATCGATTATGATGACATGATTCTGGGAGCCTTGCGGGTTCTGCAAGATGTGGGCGCAAGACGGTTATGGCAAAATCAGGTCTTTGCCGTGTTTGAAGATGAAGCCCAAGACTCCAGTCCCCTACAAGCGAAACTGCTAGAAATTTTAGCCCAAGAGGATAGTGATTCCATCGGCGCGGGTTCTGTAGGGATGGGTTTGAAACCCGCCCCTACCAGGGAAAATGGGGATAAACCCACCATCAACCTGATGCGAGTGGGCGATCCCAACCAAGCCATTAACTCCACTTTTACCCCAGCCGACCCCATTTATTTTCGCCAATTTTGCGATCGCCTACAAACCCAAAACCAACTCATCGCCCTCGACTGTGCCGGGCGCTCTAGTCCCATTATCCTCCGCGCTGCTAACTTCATGCTGCAATGGGTTAACCGGCATATTGACAACCAAAATCAACCCGCCCCCTTACCCTTCAGCGAACAACTGATTAAACCCGTACCTCCCGAAGACCCCCAACCGGACGCAAACCCAGCCCCCGAAGGCAAAGGTTTAGAACTCTACAGTCCCCGCGATGTCTTCCAAGCGGTAGAATGGATTGGCGATCGCATTCATACCCTATTTACCCAAGACCCCTATCGCAGCGCCGCCGTCCTCGTCCGTACCAACGATCAAGGACGGTTTGTCGCCCACCAACTGCGGGAGAAATACGGAACCGAAATTAACCTCTTTGAAGTCGCCGAAAGCGATCGCCACTCCCACGTCCCCGCCGAAATACTCAACCTGCTCAACTTCCTCGAACGTCCCCATTCCCCCGACGCACTCAAAGCCGCCCTCACCGTCCTCGTCAACCGTCGCCTCATTCCCCCCCAAGACCTCAACGCCCTAGCCAGCTTACCCGAAGTCTTCCTCTATCCCGGCCCCCTCGACTCTCCCGGAGATGACACCAGTAAAAGCGCCCGCCGCTACTGTCGCGCCCTGCTTCGGGCAAGAATAGACTTACCCCTTTACCAACTCATTCCCTTTCTTGGTCTCACCCTACGCTATAGCCAAAACGAACTCGCCACCGCCGATAAATTAGCAGAACGAGTCACCCAGCAAACCCTAGGCGACTCGTCCCTGTCGGCTCTGTTGAGAGTTCTAACTGAAATTGTCCAATCAGAACGATTTGAGCCAGTTGAAGTAGATACCGCCGATGATTCCCCTTATATGCGGCCCAATCAGCTTACCATCATCACCATGCATAAAGCCAAAGGATTAGATTGGGATTATGTCTTTTTACCGTTTCTACACAAAAACATGATTCCTGGCAGTTTCTGGACTCCGCCCCAAACCCGGTTTTTAGGAGAATTTAGTTTAGCCGAAGTCGCTCGCGCCCAAATTCGGGCCCATTTACACGGAGATCCCATTCCAGAGGGACATCAAGCTTGGATCGAGGCCGAACAGCTCAAAACCGCCGAAGAATATCGCCTACTCTATGTGGCCATGACTCGCGCCAAACGGCTCTTATGGATGTCTGCGGCGAACAAATCCCCCTTTACTTGGAGCAAATTTAACGTCAATCGCCAAATGAGTCTCCAAGCTCAACCCGTTTGTCCAGTCTTCCCCGCCTTAAAGCGTCAATTTCCTGAATCTGGGATGCCAATTAAAATTGATCCCTAA
- a CDS encoding nucleotidyltransferase family protein, which translates to MNLQQLKQYRSNIIKLAEQYHSTNIRVFGSVAKGENTENSDIDFLIDPNPEQDLFDVIRLRRALQELLNCDVDIVHSTALHHTIKQEVLSSAIPL; encoded by the coding sequence ATGAACTTACAACAATTAAAGCAATACCGCTCTAATATTATCAAATTAGCTGAACAATATCACTCTACTAATATTAGAGTGTTTGGTTCAGTTGCTAAAGGTGAAAACACCGAAAATAGTGACATTGATTTTTTGATTGATCCCAATCCAGAACAAGATTTATTTGATGTCATTCGCTTGCGAAGGGCATTACAAGAACTGCTGAACTGTGATGTTGATATTGTGCATAGCACAGCCTTACATCATACTATTAAACAGGAAGTTTTATCATCCGCAATTCCCCTATGA